The DNA sequence TCGGACTTGGCACAGTAGTGCTCCTGTGGATTTCACAATGGCAATGGTTGCGGTGGCAGACGCGCCTGAGCTCGCTCTGGGTAAAACGTCTTCAGAGAGGGCTTGCCCTTTGCGGAGCGGCTTTTATCGCTGCACGACTGCTTGCCGGGCCGAGTCTTGCCGACGTTGGAAACGGCGAGGCTGTGCGTTGTCCTCTCTGTCCATCCGCAAAGGAACCTGAGGCAAGTGAAGTGCTAAAATAGGCTTGTCAACACAAGTGGGGCATTTAATTTAACAAATTCTGCTGGGCAGATACTCAAGCGGTCAACGAGGGCAGACTGTAAATCTGCTGGCTTTACGCCTTCACAGGTTCGAATCCTGTTCTGCCCATATTCTCAAGGATTCACTGTTACCCTTGCCAGGGGCTCTGGGGTGCGTTGCAAAAGCTGGAGAAACTTCGCTCGAGCTTCGGCGTAACTCGGCCTCGCCTCTAGCCGCTCGAATACAATGAACTCCTTCGGTTCATCCTGCTCAGTCTTCACCTCTCCGAGGATCATCGCATCCGAAGAGCGTATTCGTTCTTTTTTGCCATTGGCCACGGTGATTTCACTCGACTCATAGCCCAACAAAAATCGCCGTTGCAGCATTCCTTCCCCATTATACACATCGCCAAACCATTCCACAAACGGCGGCAGGTCTGGCTCGAAAAACTCCAATATCGCCATATACGCACCCCCTTCCTGTTGCGAAAGTGGAATGCGTTCTCGTCGATACGAAAGCGCCCCAGCCAATCCTTCCTGTGCGGGTTGCCGCTTCCGCATTTCGACTAGCTCCGCCCGCAGTGCTGCAACTGCTGCTTCATCTTTAAGACCTTGTCGTGCTTGTATCAAATGCGTGACTCCTCGAAAGTCTTGCGGTTCGAGCTTGCGGAAACGTTCAAGATAAGCTACCGCCTCGCTGTATCGAGCCATTTTGTTTAACACAATTCCCGCCATCAGCAGCGATCCACGCGCCTCAGGAGCCTCGCGCAATATGCCAAGGAAAACCTGTAGCGCCTCACTCCAGCGTCCTTGTTCATCGAGCATCCGTC is a window from the Candidatus Methylacidiphilales bacterium genome containing:
- a CDS encoding tetratricopeptide repeat protein, which produces MRLFVRPIVLRTARACGVAFCITAGFLHAQEQVEPILKAEPTSTKAKITREDNLRMRYDRGRMLDEQGRWSEALQVFLGILREAPEARGSLLMAGIVLNKMARYSEAVAYLERFRKLEPQDFRGVTHLIQARQGLKDEAAVAALRAELVEMRKRQPAQEGLAGALSYRRERIPLSQQEGGAYMAILEFFEPDLPPFVEWFGDVYNGEGMLQRRFLLGYESSEITVANGKKERIRSSDAMILGEVKTEQDEPKEFIVFERLEARPSYAEARAKFLQLLQRTPEPLARVTVNP